DNA from Pomacea canaliculata isolate SZHN2017 linkage group LG9, ASM307304v1, whole genome shotgun sequence:
TCATTGGGAAAGGCCCAGTCTCAAAACAAAAGATACTTTTTGCAATGAAAAGCTTACACAGCATTATGGGAAACAGATGAATCACCTAGGAAGTTCTTTCCCCGACCCCTATTATTGTGAAATATgagattcacacacacagccaggATCATGTATGGCCAAGAGGCAAGTGTGTCTGTTCtaaaaatgtgagaaaacaacaaagaaaatgtcacatGCAAAATAAACTGCTCTGGTTTTGGGAGATCTGATCGTGCAATTGATAATGCCCAACACTTCAAATAGGATAGCAAATGAGATTTAAGAGTTCTCTGCTGGAAGCCTGGATTCTTAGAATCCACTGTTCTTGTTGCACACtgcataaatatttcattgcaAGTCATCCCCAAGCCCATGGCCATGAACCTTTTCTGACTCCAAATCAGAAGAGTTTCCCATGAGATCAGCTTCGTTTGAAGTAAGGATTggatctgaaaacaaaatcacaaggCACATGTGACTAAAAAACTAGAGTTAGATGCATTGATTATACAGATTTTTTTGAAGCAAATTACTTCATGGACCACAATCAGAACACAACATCAACATTatcaaagatatataaaaatcaAACTGGGGAGTTCATCTGAATATATGCAAAACTTGGCTTCAGCAAAAAGCAAGACAATCACCTGAAAGACTAGTCATGATTTCAGCATCATTGCTGGATGACTGCATAAagtgtggtggtgatgacacTGCTCCACACCCTATCACCAGATCACCACCTGACACCACAGCTTCCTCCATTTCCACACCACCAACACTTCCAGCCATCACAGAGCCACTCACCACCTGTGAAAGGAAAACAACACCTGCAATTGTCATAAGCAGTAGAACAACAaatgataattattaaaatgttaagtgaaaaatgcatatttcctatttgttttcctatttATCGCACTATGCACACAGAGCATAtcttaagaattaaaaaaatataggagAGTGAAAACTCTGAAAGATAATGATGGACCTGCACCTGCACTTCATATGAAGACTCGGAATCGATAATCTGTTGGTCCCTGATATGAGTTCCTGTTGTTAAGTCATCTTCGTCCATACTGGCTTCTCCTGCTATGCTTTCATCTTCTGCTAAAACTAACATATAAATGCTATCTGAGCCATGGATCAAATTTCTATATGAAGATTAGCCTAAAATAGATTAGACACATTCACTCCCAGGATGGGCAAAAACCAGTCCTAGTTTTATGAATTGATGGGATACATTAAACAgaattaataaaactaaataaatagcTCCTACTTAGCTCATGGTTTTGATCATCCTCTTTTACCATCTCTTACTCAACCAAGATGGTCAAGTTGAAGTGACAATTAAGTCTTTCGTTTGGAAAGTCAAAGCCAATAGCAAAATGAATCATGCTGTGAAATAGGAGTGGGCATTAAGGAGGCATTTTACAAAGGGACAGTTTGTGAGCATTCAAAAGTTCTATATTGCTGTTTGCAAACTGGAAGCCAGCTACAGCTTTGTTTCCATGGATCTATgactaaaaaatattattcactTAAGGATTTACACCAAAATTTTAGCCCATAAAGAATTTCTAATTATATATTGTGCATCAACTGGAACAAAACTCTGGGCTGGACGTAAGCAGTTTTACACATacagtaaagagaaagaaacaacataCTTCGTTCACTGTGCGATAAACCATCAGGGAGGTGTATGGTTAGAGACTGATCAAGCTCTGTCACTCCTTCATGTTCACTTGTTCTGATGATCACCTGCTGTGGCTGTGGGTTCAGCTGCACCTTCACATTTTCCATTTTACTACTGTCCTGTGAAATACATAAGGAATCTAACTTACAGATTTGTCTCAAAGCCTGTGATAAGGATATTTCATGCTGCATGTGACACACAAGATAAACTTAattgcaacaacagcaacaagaagaaaatgtacaGATGTAGATGTGAGCAACACATAATAGTAAAATAGACCTGGCATGACAAAAGATACTAAAATGGGCAATATAGCCATTTTATAATATGGAAAAACACATTGCTGATTACACATATTCAGAGATCTACAAGTTACGATAaaggatataaaataaaataggtaAAAACATAGATGTAACACAATACTTTGCGAAGCTAGTGTGTTAGCAATGTCATTAACATTTACATTGAGGAATATATTATTTGTCTATAAAATTTTTCAAACTCTATGTCACAAAAAGTACCTGCACAACAGGCAAGGCCTGAACAATGATATGGTCTCCCCCTAACCCAGGAGTTGCATCTACTTGGGATGAAGAAGGTGATGTGGTTGTGGTATTGATGCAGGGCTGAGTAATGAGGAAAGCTGTGGAGGAGGATGGAGTCCACTGCTGCAGCACTTCAAATGCCTGAAAACTCTCACTGTCCTCACCTCCACTGTCCAGACCTGAATCATCCAAAACTGAGATATCAAGAATTAACTTTAGATGTTAAATAGTGACTGAACAAGTGAAAATATGGACAGGAGTAGGAATAAATTTCTAAAAACTGTCCATAAacaccacacaaacatatttctgagatgttcaattatttttactctTTACTAGTTATTCCATTTGGGTCATGCAAAAGCATTTTAACCATTAAGAAAAGTAATCACTAGccttttttgtttcagtttcttccCATGCATAAAATGAAGTTATCTGATGCAAAATTAGATGATGGagctaaataaacaaacaggcATAAATCATGAGTGAAACACAATTTTTGACTGGCCAAGCAGAGATGATAAGGATCCATACCCCATTTGGTTAAACccatatgaaatattttaaaagggaAAGCTGccaatgaattaaaaaaaaaggttcctcAAGTCTCcctacaccaaagaaaaaaaatacaaggaaaaaatacaatctGTAACTCACCTGCTTGAAGTGAGACAGGTATGTGTAATGCCATCTCACCAGCAGCACCAGATGAAGGGATATCAACTCTTGTCACTCTCATTGCACTCTTCATCTTGACATTCTGATACTGCATGGCTAGAAGAGAATCTAAAAGGtctgcacacgcacacacccacaataCAAAATTTGAATTCAAGCACTTACTGAAGTCTGCTTAAGTACTAAAAGAATTAAAAGCAGAAATGCAAGTTAAAAATTAAGACTTTTAGTCTATAACCTCACAATTTTTTATGCACATGTTTTTCCTAAATATTTAAAGACTGtcagaaaaattaaacacaactttatttAGCTTTTCTAGCATAACAATGTGGTCTGGCTTCTGCAGAGCACATGCAAACATtgatccacccacacacacaagcacactctCTTTTATCAGAAATCTGGGACACACGAAGTGCACATTCAAACCAGGGAAATGTCTCAATTTCCAAGCAGAATTtcttaaaacagtaaaaaaaatcaggccTCGGTTTAGTCCCCAGTTCACACATCACTGCTTCCCTCCCAAAAAGCtccagaaataaaaattctttttcacaAAGAGAAGCACCAAAAACTGAAAGTTAGTATAATCCCAAACTCAGCATAACCTTTCAAATAATTATAACCCTAACCTCCACTTATCAACATCCTTAGTTTACaaaaagtacaagaaaacacaCTAGCATGTATACAAATAGAGCACTTGACTCTATCCTACACATCACCTTGAAATGAGAGATGCTGATAACCAGATACATGCCTCTTCAGAGACCACCACTTTCCGCGAAGCCATTGAGGTGATCGCACACTGTCAAACCAAATATAAAATGCTATCAACTCTACTAACAATAAAAGAGGCATGCACCTTAAAACAAGCAGATAAATAGGCAACAGATTTGTAAGTCTTCAAATGCTAAATAGTTTTATGTTTGCTGGATAATGTACTTTAATATCATCTCCTTTTAGTAAAGGAAGAATCTataacagacctgggcaaaggccggcccgcgggccggatccggcctgccgcctgtctctgaccggcccgccccctggcccgcccgccagtatatatactatatatacagtattgggtaaaactgagttaactatattagtccggccctctaaaaccatcccaatttctcaagcggccccttgggaaaaataattgcccacccctgatctataATCTAGAATGTATCTCCTAATTTGAGATGTTAGACAATATCTAGGTGTTAAATGTAGCATGGATGTGATGAGAGTGATGATGAGAGAGCATGAGAATGATGTTCCCTTGCCTAACTGAATGGAGAGGACTAGCtcattgtatttgttgttgtctccgATGACCTGTCTTGAGGTTCGTCCCTATTATGTTACAAgattcttcatctttttgtttaattgaTCTGCTTGTCTGCAGCCTTATTGGTTCAATTACAGATTTCTGTTGTCTCATCAAAAGGCAGCCTGTTTGTAATAGCTTCTTTGCACTATTCGATCGCCAGTGAGAAGGTCACATAGTGCAGTCCGCTCAAAACCATCTCTGCTTCACTGTCAATGTATCCTGTTGTTCAAGTGATAAACAGATGATTTTATCTACAAAGAAGACTATTTCCACGTTGATCTGTTTTTATCACAGATTCATAATGACTGTGTAGATCTGCACTACAAAATCTTTGAACTGGCCTCCATTTACCATTAGTGACTATTTGGtgctctttaaaagaaaaagaatgaaacaaaacaaaaacactctaGTAATCTATCTTTTGTGATattattctttttccttttttttttttctgaggaaaCTTCTACCAGTGCTCAGCTACCAACACTTTTCTTTATGTAGTCATATGTGTGGGGGACTGCATATGtgcatttaaatgtgtgtgttgcACGCTTGTCGAATTTGTATCACTCTTGTAAAGCACATTAAGCCTACATGGGAATAGTGTTGTCTAAACATactaatattatattatatattatattagcATGAACTTCAAAAACACTATctgccaaaataaaaaagaatgatgGAGAATCGAGTTTAAATGCTACTAATAAtatcacaacaaaaacaattcttATATTCCCCACATCCTCTGGTCATCAACTGACCTTGTCCAGTTCTTGGCAAGCTCATTCCAGTCAATTTCAGTGTCATTACTCACATTCAGTTTAGAAATCCTGCAAAAGGAACACCAGCAaacaacataagaaataaactgTTACTGTAAATTGCCTTTCCTTGATACTTACCAGACGACCCCACCATAGGAGCTTAAGggctacaactgctctttaactCAATGAAATTTTGCCCTGAGCAGTGCGAGACAGAAGTCCCAATTGCTCTCTAACTTAAGCCCAGTCCTGCCATCAGACTACTATATAAAAAATAACCCTTTCCATGTGGGTTCAGCAGTCTTTTTGCCAGTCCTCAAGGCAGAAGTGGGAATGGTTGGGAGGGCATTTGCATCAAGTCGTCTGgtaagtatcaaagaaagacagtttataaaagttttatttcttcattaactCTACCAGATGACCCAGCCTTAGATGAATAACTATCAGGAGGATTtcatttggttaaagagcagttgtagccCTTAAACTACTATGGTAGGGTCTTCTagtaaagttaaagaagaaatgtaataacaaaatgattaaaagaCTTAAACAATCCAAAGAATCCAATCACTTTTAATAACAGCTGACTGGTGGCAAAGAATCTGACCAAAGATAAACAGAAGCAGactttcttcatttctattCAACATGTTATCTACACCAATGTGATAATGAGTCACAACTTTATGTATCTTCATAATGTGAATCCTTGCTGATGAGATTCCTCTGCTGCATTTTACTACTTTGATATACCATATTTCTTGAGATTTTGCCTTTGGTTGATATTATTTTCTAAACTGGAAAGTAAAAATTCACAAGGAAAGCTCCAAATCACACATGTTTTTGAAAACTAACTTTTGAATTAGTGTTAGGTCATCTTGACGAGTCCAGTCAGCACCTCCCTGCTGTTTCCAGTTGAGGTAATTGAGCCATTTAGTGCGACACTGCTTTTCTGACCGCGTGCCCACCTGATCTGCTACAGCAGCCCATGACAAGCCTTGTGTAATACTCTCACCTGCAACAGAAATCTGTCTCTATGTTCAAtgcttaaaacattaaaataattcttgcTTTAATCTTTTCTCCCCCCGAAACCAATCCCTAGATCTGCCTGCACACAGTAAAGAATAAACCATGAAACACAGTGAACAtcatatgtgtacatgtgacTAAAATTATTCTTTGTGAAGTTAATACTTTTGAAGAGTGAAAATGGAAGATATTTATTCATGCTTACTAGGTTTTATGCCAGTGAGATTGTAGATTGCCTGTGCCAGCCGCCTTTCTTCTTCAGGATACCACTTTCCTGTAAAGAAAAGACATCAGAACTGTTACTAATATCGATGCCATTCTCCTAAAACCTGATGCATCCAAACATGGTTAGAGTGTATTACTCAATGCTACACTTTTGAATTTGTAATATTGTTATCAATAAAAGACTTGAGACATTTCTGGtaattaaaacaggaaaaaaatcctCTAAATGCTAACCTGAGTTACAGTTGTCCTTCATCAGTCGACATTTGTCCTTTACAGATGATGCACTGCGTCCTAGTGCTAGGCCAATAGCTGCCCAGTCATTTCCATGTTTTGCTCGCAGTCTGcacacaataagaaaaaaatcctttaacaGGAAAATACTTTATCTTAAGATGATTGTGGAATAATTAAGGCTAGAGAGCCAATGTCTAACAATGCAGCATGTGCATAAGCTGAAAGGCTCCATTTGGTTTGTCATGGTACAAGCATTCACATTTTTCACAAGTCTTTGCATATGCTGGAagcttaaaaaaacacacacaaagaaaccctccaaAATAAGTGTGCAACGTActctctcaatttttttatttcatcttggGTGTATTTTCCCATGTGATTTTTCTGGTCATACATGCGCGTCACTCGACgatacacagaaaacaaaggacgCTGCAGTCCTCTAGCAATTGTCCGGTAAAAATCTTTCCGTTCATCCTTGGTCATCTCAAAAATGATCTCTCTTGGGTCAGATATATTTTCATCCTGAAAGGTTAAAAATTGAgacattatattaaaaaatgaattaaagaattatttttaacaatttaacaCTAGAGAGAAATCTTACATAAAACAGTCAGAAACCTTACTCTCAAAATGTTATCAATCAAGCCAATTGCCTTCAGGTGTGAAGTTCTGCGCACTAAATAATCTTCCACAAATAACCATCCAGCTGTTTCAAGCTCAGGAACAAAATGCTGAAACGGAATGCGTAAGAATACAAGGACTTACTTTTTATCTTCCCATAAGATTTTATGTGAACAAAATATCTGAATGGCTACTGATGCTTGACGAGCTGACATTTTATGTCCTCAAGATTAAGTTGGGGTTTGAGGGGGGGGGTTTGATATTTGTTTCATGACAAGAAAATTCTAAGCATTAACTGATctgcttttaaaacagattaataatgACTTTGTAGATATGAGCTACAAACCATAGACTCCTGTTCCAACACTAAAACACTGGTGTGGACAGAAGCATTTGCAGCCttgattacaatttttatttaattataatcaTTATCTGTAAATCACCATAAGCTTGCTCATAGTGATGGAATATGGCGctttaaatgtactttataataataataccttGCAGTACTGGGTAATATTATTCTGCAAAAGATCAATCTCTTCTTGTGTCCACTGTCCTTGTTTCCACCGATGTCCTttagcacacaaacacacacacagaggtattGTTAGTAAATCCTGAGAAAATGCAGCTCAGTCAACTACACTAATCATACATAACACATTACAATACATGCAACATTTCATCTCCTTCAGCTTACAGCAACACTATGACATATATACTTTAAAAGAGTTCAGAATGTAATCTGCACTTGAATGTTTTtgctttgtctgtttttaactgtgTAAATCTGAAAGAATATCTGAAAATGACAAGGGGGTGTTGcacaatacatttttaatttttaatctatttagataatcagtttttaATAGAATAACAGCATCGAATACAGTTTAAGAACATTTCTCaactgaaattgttttaaattagataaaagtgtttaagccagactttcattcattcctttcaTCACAACTTTTCATATGCACTTGTGAAACAATTCTAAATGGCACAGGAGctattttgggaaaaaagatTTTCTAAATCTGCTTCTTTGAGAACAGTTGTAATTTTTAGAAACATGCTGTGGAGCTAGCCCTAGAAATGCACATAATTACATGGTCTGTTCCTTGGTGAGTAACACTGTGTATTCtgtggaaaagagagagagaaaggcttCTTTAAATGGAGAAGATTACATGGCTCAACAGTCCTTAAGCGGTCTGACAGCAAAATCTTCTTTTTACCTTGTTAATTCTAGCAATATAGATTTCCAAACAATGTGACTAAAGGTCTATTTTCTGATTCCCCATGCTGGACCAGAAAGCATGTCAACTTTGAAGTACAGAACTCAGCAgaataaatagttttattagCTGTCATCCTCAACACACCTCCCAGGCTCAACAAACATCAGAACTGTTAACTGGTAAAGTCTTCAATATGAGAGCAGACacagtcacatcaatttcaagTTTCATCATGTTTAAGACAGCATTAAAGGCCCTAAGTCAACTGAAGTGGCGCAACGATGCATAGTTACCTCCTTTCTGGTAGGCATGCTTGTCATCACGAGTGGTGAACCAGGTTTGGTTGACGCCTTCAGCTACCAAtgaagatgctgctgctgctgactgtTTTTCACTATCGGAAGAAGCAGCAGAATCTCCAGCACAACCAGACTTTTCTGcctgaaaaatgagaaaacatgagaaaaattCACTTTCAAAACAGTAACTGCCACTGAGTGGCCATCATAAACTACAGtgaaactattttctttaaaaatatcttgtagtaaaaaaaaagataaattacataatattattttcctaGAAAACGGACTGACATTCTTGCATGTAAtatgaaaatatctgaaaactGTGTCCTGTCCACACACGCGCGAAAATTCAAACaagattaaatatttacagaaatggCTGCAGCTGTGATTGCACTTTCATCATCTGTCTTCACCTGCACTTGACCCAATGCACCCGAGTCCTCTGAACAGACAGAATCCGCaactgcaaaacaaataaaatttcaacagACTGCTTACCTCTTTTGCAATTAGGACATTATTTGGAGATGGCAATAAACTGCAGTAGCATTTCTATTATTACAATATAATAGTAATGCATGCGAAATCTTTATGAGGAATTGACATCAactatgttaaaaatataataataaatactagaTATGCTACTACTATGTTCTAGTATCGATAGTTTGTCATATCCATAATATACATTGATGCTTGCTGGCAGTTTTGCATTTAAACAGCAGCATCTAACAAGATATTATATTCAATCTGCTATAAGCCAAAGCATACCTGTCACCGCAAGGACATACGTCTGTCCATCATCTCCTTCTAGTCGAATATATTTAGATGTAGGCTCAAGAGTTGTTCCATCCTCTGAAGAGAAAAGTAAAGTATCTTTTAAGCTGACATTCACTGCATAAAGAACAGATAGAAGTAGCAAGATCATAAGGATATTCCCAATTAATCTGTTTTCCAGCATGAAACAGAACACATGACAGTGATGTGTTTGCAAGTTCACTAGCCATATAATAGAACACATTCTTCATTCCTGCCCATTTTATATGAGTGGTGCTCAGAAAATCCTTCTTTATTTAGGCTTCATGGTGTGCCCATCAAATTTCATATCTTTTTTGATTTTACAAAAACCTTTTTGACCTCACATGAAGCAATGTCTAATTAAATGAGACAAAAGAGTGAATGGAAGTGAATTTCTTGGTTTTGCAAATGAACATATAAGccatttttctacttttttttctgtggctgTGAACAATTATTGTACTGAGCTCATCCTagtaatttgaaaagaaaaaacaatgacCCTTagacactgaaacattttctgacaaACATTCAACAACTGCTTACTAAGGCTCATTTCTTTGGCAAAGAATTCACttagaaaaagcaaaaactacCGCTCACCAGAGTCATTGCGGGCAAGAATAATATACTGTTGTGGTGCAATGGTCAAAGTGTCACCAGGCAGGCTGATTACTTCTGTCTTAACCTCAGCCACAATACACTCTGGCAGCCCTTCCATGTCTGTCATATGAGTTCTGTCAGCTTCTGTCCTCTCCTCTGATTCTGATGCTGCTCCCCCATCTTTCTCCATTTTCACTTCATCACAAAACACAGAGAAGTGTCACCACACTGGGCAGAAATACTTCCATCGTTGGTCatggaatatattttattggtGTATGTTCCCCTAGactgcatgtttattttttttttaagatgataCTAGTAGctcaaaatggaaaaaaaaccaatagcAGAAGAAATTGCAACCAACCTCTGCAGCACAATGTTGTAATCTGAGATAGCACCCTAAGTGAGAGTGAATGATTgacaggaaaggagagaagGGGAAGGGTGGGAGTTGTGGCAGTTGCACTTAGAGTGTTGTGACCCCATTGCCCAGCATGTCAGCCTGTCAGCAAATTAGGGACAAACTGGACAATCAAGAGTACAAATGTCTTATTATTTCAACAATATGAAATGTGCATGAATAAGCTTCGCCCAAATGAATTAATAACTCAAACGTTGGAAGAATTTGTATCGGAAATTAATCTAGGCAAAGACAGGTAGCTAGTGGCTAGTCTTGAATGAAAGTTTACAAATGATTGTTACATCTTCATTTTCTAATTCAGtgcaacagagatagaaatttctTAGCTGGCAGCATATGAACTAAACAACAGGTAGACATATCCCATGCACCCATACAATCACTACACCCATAAGtcctaaaaataattattaaaggCATGTGCACATACATGATGAATGTAACTTACTAAAAGGCACTCTTTAAGTTATTACAAAcagttaaatttgtattttatttgcacATTACCACTAAAAAATTACTATAAACTTTCCACATCCCTACTGCTATGAAAATTTTTATACAGTTTAAGCACTAAACTGATCAATTATAAAATttgtagtgttttatttatattaaataacaatTCACTGCTATGTTGCTTGTTCCTCTATGCTTGCTTATCCTGGTACTTGTCTCCCTTCCTTCCCCAAAACAATATAGAAAGGcaaatgattaaaatttaatttttaagagaTCCAGTAGCCATTTTTACAATCCCATTCCCAGTTATTAATATATAAGAAACATACTAATTTACATGAACCTTAAATTCAGTGTCCTTATTtctaggggaaaaaaagttctAATATAACTTGTAACAAATGACAAAgtcactatatttaaaaaaataaaatctcaggAATACAATATGGTCTGCATAAAGTAATGTAGATGTAATGCACAAACATATCTGTAAATAAAGGTGTAATATGTAAATATGGTGTCACGCAATGAAGGTTACttataaacacaattttttattaGCTATCTGACACTCCTTGTAATATGCATGCAGGGCCTATGCCACGATGGATGTCTTGCATGAAGACAATCTAGCCACGCTTGCTCGTCTGAGATGCAGCACGACTTTCTCACAAATTTATGCCTAGCACTTAAGAGAAAGAGCTCCTCATCTGATCACTGAAGCACGATTTAACTAGACACCGAAGTAAAATCGAGAGAATACTGGTTACCAATAACAACATGTAATCACCTATTACATTTTGCGCACCCGACTACAACAGCTAGAGACATGCCTTTTCGTTGGAAGGCAGTTGCTAATCAAGATTCGGAAACGGCCATTTTGAGGCAGGTTGACAATAAACTTTAACACGACCAAAACGAATGTTTTCATCCAGATTATATGGAAAATAATCAATCACTAGCGTGAAACGTAACCAGCTATTATAACCCACGTGTCGGACGGCCAGGCAATGTTTTCGTCCGGGTGTTTCTTAAAGAACCAGGATGATTGAAGGACCAGGATGGAGGTTACAATGAAGCGGATGAGTATACAATGGTGTATCGGACTGAAGACCATTGATTCATAAagtatacattaaaaaatatatttttatactctaAATCGCCTAAACATGTTAATATTAAACTGTTAGTAATCTTGTTGTAATTTCTGCAAGCTAGATGTATAAGACTCATTTATGTTGCGTTAGTAGTGCCTTTTCACTCCTATCTTGTTGGTCTCCTCTCGCTACGTCTCATTCGATCACGCGTGGACACGACCATGGCGTCTGCTTTACGTTGGTGTGCATTTCGGCGACTGTCCCCTAGAAGTGTAAGTGTCTACAAAATGTCTAAAATTTGACACGGAAGCACTAAAGATCAGTGAACACATTAGAAAGCCTATCTGAACTTGTGTGTAGAATGTAATGCTAGTAATGACAAACTAGACTGCTCAGTAGTACCTAATATTCTGTAGCCTACAGTGTAGGTGAGAAAGGTGTTTTTtgtaaggttaaaaaaaaatactgtaatgGTTAATCATAAGAGGCCTGTCACAAACgttgtaaatatttcagatgATCTGAGCAGTGAGATTCCTGCCAACAGAAATTGTAAGAGGATGTCACTTGAATAATGCAGGAAAATAACTGTTAAAGGCTTAGTAGGGTGcgttttagttaattttttaaattaattaaaatatttttttttgctagtgAGTGGTAAAGCTCAGCACAGAACACTGTTTTATAAAAACCATGTGAATAGCCCAGTTTTGGTATCAAGATACGCATTACAAACATTCAACCATTGCATGATGCAAGGTATAGGGGCCTTGACACAAGATTTGAAAAGATGGGATACTGTTCTGTTCCATTCTAGAGGTGGCATTGCATAGGAACCAGGGGGACAGCCATTCCCTGAAAAATGATACTTATGAGGCAAGAATGTAATCTTCatttactgtcatttttttaGCCCCCCCCCCAAAGCCACGCATCTTCCAAGGACATTGCTAGGCTAGAttcagaggcggcgttaggaaccgttaagaacacgcggggcctggggccgaccatccgcgcggggccggggtaatggagtatgtgtatcaatatccctattgatgtgatgccggaaacactgatttatatacagttagataggctggatatatttcgcgaaataacgaatgaatttagtgttttaattgttcgttacctttcccaccgtttgtgacagtagtggTTTTTCTtgaagcgaaataatatggtgactaTAActtaaactgcttgttattattgtcgggtttaacgtgaagacatgggttcaataatttgcttaattaaaacttagaggtgttttctgaacgtcaattttttttggtcacaacttgtttaacacagctagcaataagtcataaacatgacctcggggctaaagcgcggggccccttcgagagcggggcctggggcggccgccccatttgccacccccaaacGCCGCCACTGGCTAGATTGCATGGTAGAATAAGGTATGCTCCATTTTAGAAATAGTGATGTCAAAAGGAAA
Protein-coding regions in this window:
- the LOC112572376 gene encoding cyclin-D-binding Myb-like transcription factor 1 isoform X2; translation: MEKDGGAASESEERTEADRTHMTDMEGLPECIVAEVKTEVISLPGDTLTIAPQQYIILARNDSEDGTTLEPTSKYIRLEGDDGQTYVLAVTVADSVCSEDSGALGQVQVKTDDESAITAAAISAEKSGCAGDSAASSDSEKQSAAAASSLVAEGVNQTWFTTRDDKHAYQKGGHRWKQGQWTQEEIDLLQNNITQYCKDENISDPREIIFEMTKDERKDFYRTIARGLQRPLFSVYRRVTRMYDQKNHMGKYTQDEIKKLRELRAKHGNDWAAIGLALGRSASSVKDKCRLMKDNCNSGKWYPEEERRLAQAIYNLTGIKPSESITQGLSWAAVADQVGTRSEKQCRTKWLNYLNWKQQGGADWTRQDDLTLIQKISKLNVSNDTEIDWNELAKNWTSVRSPQWLRGKWWSLKRHVSGYQHLSFQDLLDSLLAMQYQNVKMKSAMRVTRVDIPSSGAAGEMALHIPVSLQAGLDSGGEDSESFQAFEVLQQWTPSSSTAFLITQPCINTTTTSPSSSQVDATPGLGGDHIIVQALPVVQDSSKMENVKVQLNPQPQQVIIRTSEHEGVTELDQSLTIHLPDGLSHSERILAEDESIAGEASMDEDDLTTGTHIRDQQIIDSESSYEVQVVSGSVMAGSVGGVEMEEAVVSGGDLVIGCGAVSSPPHFMQSSSNDAEIMTSLSDPILTSNEADLMGNSSDLESEKVHGHGLGDDLQ
- the LOC112572376 gene encoding cyclin-D-binding Myb-like transcription factor 1 isoform X1, which gives rise to MEKDGGAASESEERTEADRTHMTDMEGLPECIVAEVKTEVISLPGDTLTIAPQQYIILARNDSEDGTTLEPTSKYIRLEGDDGQTYVLAVTVADSVCSEDSGALGQVQVKTDDESAITAAAISAEKSGCAGDSAASSDSEKQSAAAASSLVAEGVNQTWFTTRDDKHAYQKGGHRWKQGQWTQEEIDLLQNNITQYCKDENISDPREIIFEMTKDERKDFYRTIARGLQRPLFSVYRRVTRMYDQKNHMGKYTQDEIKKLRELRAKHGNDWAAIGLALGRSASSVKDKCRLMKDNCNSGKWYPEEERRLAQAIYNLTGIKPSESITQGLSWAAVADQVGTRSEKQCRTKWLNYLNWKQQGGADWTRQDDLTLIQKISKLNVSNDTEIDWNELAKNWTSVRSPQWLRGKWWSLKRHVSGYQHLSFQDLLDSLLAMQYQNVKMKSAMRVTRVDIPSSGAAGEMALHIPVSLQAVLDDSGLDSGGEDSESFQAFEVLQQWTPSSSTAFLITQPCINTTTTSPSSSQVDATPGLGGDHIIVQALPVVQDSSKMENVKVQLNPQPQQVIIRTSEHEGVTELDQSLTIHLPDGLSHSERILAEDESIAGEASMDEDDLTTGTHIRDQQIIDSESSYEVQVVSGSVMAGSVGGVEMEEAVVSGGDLVIGCGAVSSPPHFMQSSSNDAEIMTSLSDPILTSNEADLMGNSSDLESEKVHGHGLGDDLQ